A single region of the Silene latifolia isolate original U9 population chromosome 8, ASM4854445v1, whole genome shotgun sequence genome encodes:
- the LOC141594756 gene encoding uncharacterized protein LOC141594756 → METIHEIDNIKIEKAKAMRRYKTFRKIANIFRSLELFVAILLTFICISWSSSYIPAIVQFTGEFLRRLSTFLFSPHFVFVIGNIIIITLFANSSFAEKSDQSEHTVAESLNSGEFPPENAELIVDAMVSPPAVVEKVYRRSQSAAAVEITPAVDRREFRRSATVPRRKIKGGEIATAVAAEARRRRKFEEDELSNDEFNRKVEEFIEKQRKFLSEETMTLVLSS, encoded by the coding sequence ATGGAGACAATACACGAAATCGACAATATCAAAATCGAAAAGGCGAAAGCGATGCGACGATATAAAACATTCCGAAAGATCGCTAACATTTTCCGATCTCTCGAACTTTTCGTCGCTATTTTGTTAACTTTTATCTGTATTTCCTGGAGTTCGTCGTATATTCCGGCGATTGTTCAATTTACCGGCGAATTTCTCCGGCGATTATCGACTTTTTTGTTCAGTCCTCACTTCGTCTTCGTTATCGGTAACATTATAATAATCACTCTCTTCGCGAACTCCTCGTTCGCCGAAAAATCAGACCAAAGCGAACACACGGTCGCAGAAAGTCTTAATTCCGGCGAGTTTCCGCCGGAAAATGCGGAGCTCATTGTCGACGCGATGGTGTCTCCGCCGGCGGTAGTAGAGAAGGTCTATCGGAGGAGTCAGTCTGCGGCGGCAGTTGAGATAACGCCGGCGGTTGACAGGAGAGAGTTCAGGCGGTCCGCGACGGTGCCTCGTCGTAAAATCAAAGGTGGAGAGATTGCGACGGCGGTGGCGGCCGAGGCGAGAAGGAGGAGGAAGTTTGAGGAGGATGAGTTGAGTAATGATGAGTTTAATAGGAAGGTTGAAGAGTTCATTGAGAAACAAAGGAAGTTCTTAAGTGAAGAGACCATGACTTTAGTTTTAAGTAGctaa
- the LOC141594754 gene encoding uncharacterized protein LOC141594754: MVYGFNKLAERESLWQSLRKYYGITKEAWVVCGDFNTILGTNERIGGSPVTMAEMAPFLQVVQDCELYDISACGSYYTWNNKHEEGDKIYSRIDRVQINAEWLQVYGTNFATYLPEGLFDHCPCVIQFEENTVLRKHSFKYYNMWSQASNFEDIVTAGWNVTVQRTKMFKVVQKLKGLRQKPKELNKEQFSDIENLTHITELSLKHFQEILKI; the protein is encoded by the coding sequence atgGTGTATGGTTTTAATAAGCTTGCTGAAAGAGAGAGTTTGTGGCAAAGTCTGAGGAAGTATTATGGAATTACTAAAGAGGCCTGGGTAGTATGTGGTGATTTTAACACTATTCTGGGCACTAATGAGAGGATAGGAGGGTCTCCTGTTACTATGGCTGAGATGGCTCCCTTTCTGCAAGTAGTCCAGGATTGTGAACTGTATGATATCTCAGCCTGTGGTTCCTACTATACATGGAATAATAAGCATGAGGAGGGTGATAAGATATATAGTCGAATTGATAGAGTGCAGATAAATGCTGAGTGGCTACAGGTGTATGGTACTAATTTTGCTACTTACCTACCTGAGGGCCTTTTTGATCACTGCCCATGTGTGATACAATTTGAGGAGAATACTGTTCTTAGGAAACATTCCTTTAAGTATTACAATATGTGGTCACAGGCCAGTAATTTTGAGGATATTGTCACTGCTGGATGGAATGTAACTGTGCAGAGGACCAAAATGTTTAAGGTTGTTCAAAAACTGAAGGGGCTTAGACAGAAACCGAAGGAACTTAATAAGGAGCAATTTAGTGATATTGAAAACTTAACTCATATCACTGAACTCTCTCTGAAACATTTTCAAGAAATCTTAAAGATCTGA